A portion of the Streptomyces sp. NBC_00376 genome contains these proteins:
- a CDS encoding acyl-CoA thioesterase gives MSAALDSLLDLLDLEQIERDIFRGTSRSAVVPRVFGGQVAAQALVAAGRTVPADRTAHSLHSYFLRMGDPGAPIVYSVDRIRDGRSFTTRRVVAVQHGQPIFHLSASFQTYEEGLEHQAAMPSAPDPETLPTAEQMLPRYADRFSGPGVVDRLIEARAAVDLRYVDEPPFGTVGEPREPRSQVWFRTNGKLADDPLLHVCMATYVSDMTLLDSVLLAHGRGGWAVGDVVGASLDHAMWFHRPFRADEWLLYDQESPSASGGRGLGQARIYTQDGRLAITVIQEGVVRVPRD, from the coding sequence ATGAGCGCAGCACTCGACTCCCTGCTCGATCTGCTCGACCTCGAGCAGATCGAGCGGGACATCTTCCGGGGTACGAGCCGTTCGGCGGTCGTCCCCCGGGTCTTCGGCGGCCAGGTCGCGGCCCAGGCCCTGGTCGCCGCGGGCCGCACCGTCCCCGCCGACCGGACCGCCCATTCCCTGCATTCCTACTTCCTCCGGATGGGCGACCCGGGCGCGCCGATCGTCTACAGCGTCGACCGCATCCGCGACGGCCGCTCCTTCACCACCCGCCGGGTCGTCGCCGTCCAGCACGGCCAGCCGATCTTCCACCTCTCGGCCTCGTTCCAGACGTACGAGGAGGGCCTGGAGCACCAGGCGGCCATGCCGTCCGCCCCGGACCCGGAGACGCTGCCCACGGCGGAGCAGATGCTGCCCCGGTACGCGGACCGCTTCAGCGGGCCGGGGGTCGTGGACCGGCTGATCGAGGCGCGGGCCGCGGTCGACCTGCGGTACGTGGACGAGCCGCCCTTCGGCACCGTCGGCGAACCGCGCGAGCCCCGCTCCCAGGTGTGGTTCCGCACCAACGGCAAGCTCGCGGACGACCCGCTGCTCCATGTCTGCATGGCCACGTACGTCTCCGACATGACGCTGCTCGACTCGGTGCTCCTCGCCCATGGGCGCGGGGGCTGGGCGGTCGGCGACGTGGTCGGCGCCAGCCTGGACCACGCGATGTGGTTCCACCGGCCGTTCCGGGCCGACGAATGGCTGCTGTACGACCAGGAGTCGCCGTCCGCGTCCGGCGGGCGCGGGCTCGGCCAGGCCCGGATCTACACCCAGGACGGCCGGCTGGCGATCACCGTCATCCAGGAGGGCGTGGTCCGCGTACCCCGCGACTGA
- a CDS encoding acyl-CoA dehydrogenase family protein, translating to MRRTAFNEDHEAFRETIRAFIEAEVVPHYDEWFQQGIVPRELYTKLADLGLFGINVPEEFGGAGLETHKFEAVQYEETARAGVNFGGSNVHVLLALPYIKMLANDEQKKRYLPKFVSAEEMWALAMTEPGTGSDLAGMKTTAKLSEDGTHYVLNGSKTFITGGVHADRVIVCARTSAPTAEDRRFGISLFAVDTKSEGYSLGRKLDKLGLRTSDTAELAFADVKVPVEDLLGEENKGFYYLGQNLPSERWGIAYGAYAQARAAVRFAQEYVQERTVFGKTVASFQNTKFELAACQAEVDAAEAVADRALEALDAGELTAAEAASAKLFCTEVAHRVIDRCLQLHGGYGYMNEYPIARLYADNRVNRIYGGTNEVMKSIIAKSMGL from the coding sequence GTGCGCCGTACGGCATTCAACGAGGACCACGAGGCGTTCCGGGAGACCATACGCGCCTTCATCGAGGCCGAGGTCGTCCCCCACTACGACGAGTGGTTCCAGCAGGGCATCGTGCCGCGCGAGCTCTACACCAAGCTCGCCGACCTCGGCCTGTTCGGCATCAACGTGCCCGAGGAGTTCGGCGGCGCCGGCCTGGAGACCCACAAGTTCGAGGCCGTCCAGTACGAGGAGACCGCCCGCGCGGGCGTCAACTTCGGCGGATCCAACGTGCACGTCCTGCTCGCCCTGCCGTACATCAAGATGCTCGCCAACGACGAGCAGAAGAAGCGCTACCTGCCGAAGTTCGTCTCCGCCGAGGAGATGTGGGCCCTCGCGATGACCGAGCCGGGCACCGGTTCCGACCTCGCGGGCATGAAGACCACCGCCAAGCTCTCGGAAGACGGCACGCACTACGTGCTCAACGGTTCCAAGACCTTCATCACGGGCGGCGTCCACGCCGACCGCGTCATCGTCTGCGCCCGTACCTCGGCTCCGACCGCCGAGGACCGCCGCTTCGGCATCTCCCTGTTCGCCGTCGACACCAAGTCCGAGGGCTACTCCCTGGGCCGCAAGCTCGACAAGCTCGGCCTGCGGACGTCCGACACCGCCGAGCTGGCCTTCGCCGACGTGAAGGTGCCCGTCGAGGACCTGCTCGGCGAGGAGAACAAGGGCTTCTACTACCTCGGCCAGAACCTGCCGTCCGAGCGCTGGGGCATCGCCTACGGCGCGTACGCGCAGGCCAGGGCCGCAGTCCGGTTCGCGCAGGAGTACGTGCAGGAGCGCACCGTCTTCGGCAAGACCGTCGCGTCCTTCCAGAACACCAAGTTCGAGCTGGCCGCCTGCCAGGCCGAGGTGGACGCCGCCGAGGCCGTCGCCGACCGCGCCCTGGAGGCCCTCGACGCCGGTGAGCTGACCGCCGCCGAGGCCGCCTCCGCGAAGCTGTTCTGCACCGAGGTCGCACACCGCGTCATCGACCGCTGCCTCCAGCTGCACGGCGGCTACGGCTACATGAACGAGTACCCGATCGCCCGCCTGTACGCGGACAACCGGGTCAACCGCATCTACGGCGGCACCAACGAGGTCATGAAGTCGATCATCGCCAAGTCCATGGGCCTGTGA
- a CDS encoding peptidase inhibitor family I36 protein, translating into MNRITALAVTSIALTLGLGSGPAAATAAENAAAGTATVQNAAVGSARASYSCSPGYFCIYSDWNGGGTRCQWSDKKRANTADDCSFIQRGQNVRSVWNATGHRVQYYTQTNYNSRVGSTPAGSGGNLQGNYQIRSFKPQ; encoded by the coding sequence ATGAACCGCATCACCGCGCTCGCCGTCACCTCGATCGCCTTGACCCTGGGGCTCGGCTCCGGACCCGCCGCAGCCACAGCAGCCGAGAACGCCGCCGCCGGAACCGCCACCGTCCAGAACGCCGCCGTCGGGAGCGCCAGGGCTTCCTACAGCTGCAGCCCCGGCTACTTCTGCATCTACAGCGACTGGAACGGAGGCGGCACCCGCTGCCAGTGGTCGGACAAGAAGCGGGCGAATACCGCCGACGACTGCTCGTTCATCCAGCGGGGCCAGAACGTCCGCTCCGTGTGGAACGCGACCGGGCACCGCGTGCAGTACTACACCCAGACCAACTACAACTCCCGGGTCGGCTCCACCCCCGCCGGCAGCGGTGGCAACCTCCAGGGGAACTACCAGATCCGTTCCTTCAAGCCCCAGTAG
- a CDS encoding serine protease, whose product MNSSSVSRRSALRTLAVAVALVGSTTPAWNTAAFAAEPTTYTLTINHLDRTGHKTADYTTHVTGVSGPGADEAVQPYDASGTTTVRLPKGRYLLDSALTTGTAANGTDWVVQPRLDLDHDTTITVDARTTAPVDVTPPDSSAGFRHSVMFVQVKHDGAVRTANLVNGTPNLRVAHLGPDSEPGSVEQWFDSYWTTGTAGYALGHTFTGSRALTGLVRHPAAKDLATVQIRGAARPGTEGRATVDLQPTAGPTLGVTQTLPTPATATYFVTPERGTWDITYWAPTAPGAASNRYSANGIAVRAGSTTTHTFDNAVFGPDLTDRPGVVRDGDRLAVDVPLLADGDGHVPSSPSYDTASTTLHRNGVRVGTKTGTPGKAGFTLEPGPAAYRLTSTVKRGGAPGVATRVTTSWTFTSDTTGGPVPVPVSAVRFSPELSPTGTAPANETLRVPVTVLGAAANGRVRSVAVSVSVDGGTSWTRVPVERGAVEIHSPRAGTGVSLRAALTDTDGNTLTQTVIDAYRTR is encoded by the coding sequence ATGAACAGTTCTTCCGTATCCCGCCGGAGCGCGCTCCGGACACTCGCTGTCGCCGTCGCCCTGGTCGGCAGCACGACGCCCGCGTGGAACACCGCCGCCTTTGCCGCGGAGCCGACGACGTACACCCTCACGATCAATCACCTCGACCGCACCGGCCACAAGACGGCGGACTACACCACCCACGTCACCGGAGTCTCCGGGCCGGGTGCCGACGAGGCCGTCCAGCCGTACGACGCCTCCGGTACGACCACCGTGCGTCTACCCAAGGGCCGGTACCTCCTGGACAGTGCCCTGACCACCGGCACGGCGGCAAACGGCACGGACTGGGTCGTCCAGCCGCGCCTCGACCTCGACCACGACACCACCATCACCGTCGACGCGCGGACCACCGCCCCTGTCGACGTGACCCCGCCCGACTCCTCCGCAGGTTTCCGGCACAGCGTGATGTTCGTCCAGGTCAAGCACGACGGCGCGGTCCGGACCGCCAACCTCGTCAACGGCACACCGAACCTGCGCGTCGCACACCTGGGCCCCGACAGCGAACCCGGATCGGTGGAGCAGTGGTTCGACTCCTACTGGACCACCGGGACCGCCGGCTACGCGCTCGGCCACACCTTCACCGGCAGCCGCGCCCTGACCGGGCTCGTCCGGCACCCTGCCGCGAAGGACCTGGCCACTGTGCAGATCCGCGGCGCGGCGCGGCCGGGCACCGAGGGGCGGGCGACTGTCGACCTGCAGCCCACTGCCGGACCGACCCTCGGCGTCACCCAGACCCTGCCGACCCCCGCGACCGCCACCTACTTCGTGACGCCCGAACGCGGCACCTGGGACATCACTTACTGGGCCCCCACCGCGCCCGGCGCGGCATCGAACCGCTACAGCGCCAACGGCATCGCCGTACGCGCCGGAAGTACGACCACCCACACCTTCGACAACGCCGTCTTCGGCCCCGATCTCACCGACCGCCCCGGCGTCGTGCGCGACGGCGACCGGCTCGCCGTCGATGTCCCGCTGCTCGCCGACGGCGACGGCCACGTGCCGTCGTCACCGTCGTACGACACGGCGTCGACCACCCTGCACCGCAACGGCGTGCGCGTCGGGACGAAGACCGGCACCCCGGGAAAGGCCGGGTTCACCCTGGAGCCGGGGCCCGCGGCGTACCGGCTCACCAGCACGGTGAAGCGTGGCGGCGCGCCCGGCGTCGCCACGCGGGTGACCACGTCGTGGACCTTCACCTCGGACACGACGGGAGGTCCGGTCCCGGTGCCGGTGAGCGCCGTGCGGTTCTCGCCCGAACTCAGCCCGACCGGCACCGCGCCGGCGAACGAGACGCTCCGTGTCCCGGTCACCGTGCTGGGCGCCGCCGCGAACGGACGCGTACGGTCGGTGGCGGTCTCCGTATCCGTGGACGGTGGCACTTCGTGGACCCGGGTCCCGGTCGAGCGGGGCGCCGTCGAGATCCACAGCCCGCGCGCGGGCACCGGCGTCTCTTTGCGCGCCGCGCTGACCGACACCGACGGGAACACCCTCACCCAGACCGTCATCGACGCCTACCGCACTCGGTGA
- a CDS encoding RNA polymerase sigma factor, translating into MRNRFRRGDRDALGELYDEHAQAVYRYALRVTGNWAEAEDVVSSTFLEAWRSRERLNPDGDGLRPWLLGIATNIMRRNARTRRSRETALARVPERGSIPDFADDLVTHLADTEQLRAAHAALARLRRRDREVFTLVVWAGLDYAAAAEALGVAVGTVRSRLSRARTRLRELTEAETRATRPRDTWAGTERPPAAGNRAPAATTATTTPDKPLPGRTPVAPLLTQENHG; encoded by the coding sequence ATGAGGAATCGCTTCCGCCGCGGAGACCGCGACGCCCTGGGGGAGCTGTACGACGAGCACGCCCAAGCGGTGTACCGCTATGCCTTGCGGGTGACGGGCAACTGGGCGGAGGCCGAGGACGTCGTCTCGTCGACCTTCCTGGAAGCGTGGCGCAGCCGCGAGAGGCTGAACCCCGACGGGGACGGTCTGCGCCCGTGGCTGCTGGGCATCGCCACCAACATCATGCGCCGCAACGCACGCACACGCCGAAGCCGCGAGACCGCGCTCGCCCGCGTCCCGGAACGCGGCTCGATTCCGGACTTCGCCGACGACCTCGTCACACACCTCGCGGACACCGAGCAGCTGCGTGCCGCACACGCCGCACTCGCGCGCCTGCGGCGCCGGGACCGGGAGGTCTTCACCCTCGTGGTGTGGGCCGGCCTGGACTACGCGGCAGCGGCCGAGGCGCTCGGCGTGGCGGTCGGCACCGTCCGGTCGCGCCTGTCCCGCGCCCGTACCCGACTGCGCGAGCTCACCGAGGCCGAAACCCGCGCCACACGCCCGCGGGACACGTGGGCCGGAACCGAACGTCCACCCGCGGCGGGAAACAGAGCCCCCGCCGCGACCACCGCCACCACCACCCCCGACAAGCCACTGCCGGGCCGCACCCCCGTGGCCCCGTTGCTGACCCAGGAGAACCACGGATGA
- a CDS encoding CU044_5270 family protein: MNFTSRRRTHHRSEETEGPGLTALLPPPSVPGLDPDRELLLKEALLREAAVTEPRGGLTPRASRPRRRLVRVMVPAVACALAVGGVVVVNLADAPGHGAAAVPGGRTPGTSEAAQLLDRIALAAAGQKQPTVRADQFVYIESKVAFAGQSAGGGEVTMPPAHTRQVWLSADGSRPGLLREEGEPDSSLGGDAPVYDLDGRGATPRPRTAHKKAASISDPTHEYVASLPTDPDALLKLIRDETHGQGQDPDQRAFTAIGDLLAETWAPPQVGAALYQAAAKIPGVTVIDAATDAAGREGVAVARTAHGQQTQWIFDRATYAFLGERTVLTESGDAGPAGTVVGTSAVLTRAAVDRTGEAPAPTTA, translated from the coding sequence ATGAACTTCACCTCGCGGCGCCGTACGCACCACCGGTCCGAGGAGACCGAAGGTCCCGGCCTCACCGCACTGCTGCCCCCGCCGTCGGTCCCCGGTCTGGACCCCGACCGTGAACTGCTGCTGAAGGAAGCGTTGCTGCGCGAGGCCGCCGTCACGGAACCGCGTGGCGGCCTCACCCCTCGGGCCTCGCGCCCGCGCCGACGTCTGGTCCGGGTCATGGTGCCCGCTGTCGCCTGCGCCCTGGCGGTCGGCGGCGTCGTGGTGGTGAACCTCGCGGACGCGCCGGGGCACGGCGCCGCCGCGGTCCCGGGCGGCCGCACCCCCGGCACGTCCGAAGCGGCACAGCTCCTCGACCGCATCGCACTCGCCGCCGCCGGGCAGAAGCAACCGACGGTCCGCGCCGACCAGTTCGTGTACATCGAGAGCAAGGTCGCCTTCGCCGGGCAGAGCGCCGGGGGCGGCGAGGTGACCATGCCTCCCGCGCACACGCGGCAGGTGTGGCTGTCCGCCGACGGCAGCCGCCCCGGCCTGCTGCGTGAGGAGGGCGAGCCCGACTCCTCGCTCGGCGGCGACGCACCGGTCTACGACCTCGACGGCCGAGGGGCGACACCCCGGCCCCGCACCGCACACAAGAAGGCCGCGTCGATCAGCGACCCGACGCACGAGTACGTCGCGTCGCTGCCCACCGACCCGGACGCCCTGCTGAAGCTGATCCGGGACGAGACCCACGGGCAGGGCCAGGACCCGGACCAGCGGGCATTCACCGCGATCGGCGACCTGTTGGCCGAGACCTGGGCACCCCCGCAGGTCGGCGCCGCGCTCTACCAGGCCGCCGCGAAGATCCCCGGAGTCACGGTGATCGATGCGGCCACCGACGCCGCAGGACGCGAGGGCGTCGCCGTCGCCCGTACGGCACACGGGCAGCAGACGCAGTGGATCTTCGACCGGGCCACGTACGCGTTCCTCGGCGAGCGCACGGTCCTCACCGAATCCGGCGACGCCGGCCCGGCCGGAACCGTTGTCGGCACCTCCGCGGTCCTCACCCGAGCCGCGGTCGACCGTACCGGCGAGGCTCCCGCCCCGACGACGGCGTAA
- a CDS encoding DUF397 domain-containing protein: MTDRTILDASTLSGWHKSSYSSSANDSCVEVLDGHPSGVPVRDSKAPHGPALVFPAAGWSAFVAAVKDDNFPA; the protein is encoded by the coding sequence ATGACTGACCGCACCATCCTGGACGCATCCACGTTGAGCGGCTGGCACAAGTCGTCGTACAGCTCAAGCGCGAACGACAGCTGCGTCGAGGTGTTGGACGGTCACCCCTCCGGCGTCCCCGTCCGCGACTCCAAGGCCCCGCACGGCCCCGCCCTCGTCTTCCCGGCAGCCGGCTGGTCAGCCTTCGTCGCCGCGGTCAAGGACGACAACTTCCCCGCCTGA
- a CDS encoding helix-turn-helix domain-containing protein, whose translation MSNTYGDWLKAQREAAGLTQQELADAAIMTRSHISHIEAGRRIPSEEDARRLDKALNTGDVLSSFLPNKNDGTVANHFEPVRQLEPQATMIREFALNFVPGILQTERYARAVLGSAFPPTSAEERDKNVVTRLERAKILNDPVTPVVWVLLDEAVLHRPVGGPDVMAEQLTHIIRLAETERIRVHVLPFALGFHTLMESMLTLMWFEDQPPVAYSEGLSMGKVQDSPSVVRQLQSRYDLALSDALPLKESQGLLRTAAKEYGHHD comes from the coding sequence ATGAGTAATACCTATGGCGATTGGTTGAAGGCGCAGCGGGAAGCGGCCGGACTGACGCAGCAGGAGCTGGCCGACGCGGCGATCATGACGCGGTCGCACATCTCACACATCGAGGCGGGGCGCCGCATCCCGTCGGAGGAGGACGCCCGGCGCCTGGACAAGGCTCTCAACACGGGAGATGTATTGAGCAGCTTCCTGCCGAACAAAAACGACGGCACCGTCGCCAACCATTTCGAACCCGTACGCCAGCTCGAACCGCAGGCCACGATGATCAGGGAGTTCGCCCTGAATTTCGTGCCCGGCATCCTTCAGACGGAGAGATACGCTCGCGCGGTGCTCGGCTCGGCGTTCCCGCCCACGAGCGCCGAAGAGCGTGACAAGAACGTCGTCACACGGCTTGAGCGAGCCAAGATCCTGAACGATCCGGTGACGCCCGTAGTCTGGGTGCTGCTGGACGAGGCGGTGCTACATCGCCCCGTAGGCGGCCCGGACGTCATGGCGGAGCAGCTCACGCACATCATCCGGCTGGCCGAGACCGAGCGGATCCGTGTGCACGTGCTGCCCTTCGCGCTGGGCTTTCACACGCTCATGGAGAGCATGCTCACCCTGATGTGGTTCGAGGACCAACCGCCCGTGGCCTACAGCGAGGGCTTATCCATGGGAAAGGTGCAGGATTCTCCGTCCGTGGTGAGGCAGTTGCAGAGCCGATACGATCTGGCCCTGAGCGACGCCCTGCCGCTGAAGGAGTCGCAAGGCCTGCTGAGGACGGCAGCGAAGGAGTACGGACACCATGACTGA
- a CDS encoding PucR family transcriptional regulator: MPEALAGLTPPTPPSPSAPPTPPIPLTELLAREELGLHRIAGPVEADLLWVHTSEMADPYPYLLGGELLLSAGVLLKDPDAYVARLVEAGAAALGFGVTPVFDTVPQALIEACDRHGLPLVEVPPETPFTAIARAVWRLMAEARHRELRRVTRAQQALATAAARPDPVPAVLHQLAAQLEGRAVLLSADGEELHAAGRRPAPDIGAALARLTRVVSAVTRPAPSSATDMLRDAHLSAYALGGGQGLVLALATQRREAGDHTIAGVAVVLLSLLAAPHQGADAAGRSAALVRMLLGADPQDVAPLLGGAEQWTVVHARRSGDGQVDPLTAGALGAALGSALVDAGRGGDAVRVLIPGGDRITPQPGWTLGASAPAAITALDLADGQASRALGRAVATRTPLAHHHNGGGSGLAALIPPDRAEAHARVLLAPLTEPLTETLRCWLSLHGSWDRTATALRIHRNTVRQRIARCASLLDVDLDDMDVRTELWFALRVR, encoded by the coding sequence ATGCCTGAAGCCTTGGCCGGGCTCACCCCGCCCACTCCCCCCTCTCCTTCCGCTCCTCCCACTCCCCCGATCCCTCTCACCGAGCTGCTCGCCCGCGAGGAGCTCGGGCTGCACCGGATCGCGGGTCCGGTCGAGGCGGATCTGCTGTGGGTGCACACCTCGGAGATGGCCGACCCGTACCCGTATCTGCTCGGCGGTGAGCTGCTGCTGAGCGCCGGGGTGCTGCTCAAGGACCCGGACGCCTATGTGGCCCGGCTGGTGGAGGCGGGGGCGGCGGCGCTCGGTTTCGGGGTGACGCCGGTGTTCGACACGGTGCCGCAGGCACTGATCGAGGCGTGCGACCGGCATGGCCTGCCGCTGGTGGAGGTGCCGCCCGAGACCCCGTTCACGGCGATCGCCCGGGCGGTGTGGCGGCTGATGGCCGAGGCCCGGCACCGTGAGCTGCGCCGGGTGACCCGGGCCCAGCAGGCCCTGGCCACTGCGGCGGCCCGGCCCGACCCGGTCCCCGCGGTGCTGCATCAACTGGCGGCCCAGCTGGAGGGCCGGGCGGTGCTGCTCTCCGCGGACGGCGAGGAACTGCACGCGGCAGGCCGCCGACCGGCCCCCGACATCGGGGCGGCGCTGGCCCGGCTCACCCGGGTGGTCTCCGCCGTGACGCGCCCCGCCCCGTCGTCCGCCACCGACATGTTGCGGGACGCGCATCTGTCCGCGTACGCGCTGGGCGGCGGCCAGGGCCTCGTCCTGGCCCTGGCGACGCAGCGGCGCGAGGCGGGCGACCACACGATCGCCGGGGTAGCGGTCGTCCTGCTCTCCCTGCTGGCCGCCCCGCACCAGGGCGCCGACGCGGCGGGCCGGTCGGCCGCCCTCGTACGGATGCTGCTGGGCGCGGACCCGCAGGACGTCGCCCCGCTGCTCGGTGGCGCCGAGCAGTGGACGGTGGTGCACGCGCGCCGCAGCGGCGACGGCCAGGTCGACCCGCTGACCGCCGGCGCACTGGGCGCCGCCCTCGGTTCGGCGCTGGTCGACGCGGGCCGGGGCGGCGACGCGGTACGGGTACTGATCCCCGGCGGCGACCGGATCACCCCGCAGCCCGGCTGGACGCTCGGCGCGTCCGCCCCCGCCGCCATCACCGCCCTCGACCTCGCCGACGGTCAGGCCTCCCGCGCCCTGGGCCGCGCCGTCGCCACCCGCACCCCGCTGGCCCACCACCACAACGGCGGCGGCTCCGGCCTGGCCGCCCTGATCCCGCCCGACCGCGCCGAGGCACACGCCCGCGTCCTCCTCGCCCCGCTCACCGAGCCGCTGACCGAGACCCTGCGCTGCTGGCTGAGCCTCCACGGCAGCTGGGACCGCACGGCCACGGCCCTGCGCATCCACCGCAACACGGTCCGCCAGCGCATCGCCCGCTGCGCGTCCCTGCTGGACGTGGACCTGGACGACATGGACGTACGGACGGAGCTGTGGTTCGCGCTGCGGGTGCGGTGA
- a CDS encoding sodium:solute symporter — MAVDYAVIIIYLAGMLAMGWWGMRRAKSKSEFLVAGRRLGPGMYSGTMAAIVLGGASTIGGVGLGYQYGLSGAWMVFTIGLGLLALSVFFSARIARLKVYTVSEMLDLRYGGRAGIISGVVMWAYTLMLAVTSTIAYATIFDVLFDMNRTVAIILGGAIVVAYSTLGGMWSITLTDMVQFVVKTIGVLLLLLPIAVIKAGGFSEMKAKLPTEYFDPLGIGGETIFTYVLIYTFGMLIGQDIWQRVFTARSDKVARIGGTVAGTYCLIYAIAGAVIGTAAKVMYPTLPSADSAFATIVKDELPIGVRGLVLAAALAAVMSTSSGALIACATVANNDIWSRLRGAVSRGGEAVEGEHDEVKGNRVFILIMGVAVILIAIALNNVVEALTVAYNLLVGGLLVPILGGLLWRRGTAAGALAAVSVGGLAVIGLMAGYGILANEPVYYGLLASLAAYVIVSLATKPTDAAVLAAWRERLAGRGATTEEPVHEPAAT; from the coding sequence ATGGCTGTCGACTACGCGGTGATCATCATTTATCTGGCCGGCATGCTCGCCATGGGCTGGTGGGGCATGCGCCGCGCCAAGTCCAAGAGCGAATTCCTGGTGGCGGGCCGCAGGCTCGGCCCCGGGATGTACTCCGGCACGATGGCCGCCATCGTCCTCGGCGGTGCCTCCACCATCGGCGGCGTCGGACTCGGTTACCAGTACGGACTCTCCGGCGCCTGGATGGTCTTCACCATCGGCCTCGGACTGCTCGCCCTGTCCGTCTTCTTCTCCGCGCGCATCGCACGGCTGAAGGTCTACACCGTCTCCGAGATGCTCGACCTGCGCTACGGCGGCCGGGCCGGGATCATCTCCGGCGTCGTGATGTGGGCGTACACGCTGATGCTCGCGGTCACCTCGACCATCGCGTACGCCACCATCTTCGACGTCCTCTTCGACATGAACCGGACCGTCGCGATCATCCTCGGCGGCGCCATCGTCGTCGCGTACTCCACGCTCGGCGGGATGTGGTCGATCACGCTCACCGACATGGTGCAGTTCGTCGTCAAGACCATCGGTGTGCTGCTGCTCCTGCTGCCCATCGCGGTGATCAAGGCGGGCGGCTTCAGCGAGATGAAGGCGAAGTTGCCCACCGAGTACTTCGACCCGCTCGGCATCGGCGGCGAGACGATCTTCACGTACGTGCTGATCTACACCTTCGGCATGCTGATCGGCCAGGACATCTGGCAGCGGGTGTTCACCGCCCGCAGCGACAAGGTCGCCCGCATCGGCGGCACCGTCGCCGGTACGTACTGCCTCATCTACGCCATCGCCGGCGCCGTCATCGGCACCGCCGCGAAGGTCATGTACCCGACGCTGCCCAGCGCCGACTCCGCGTTCGCGACCATCGTCAAGGACGAGCTGCCGATCGGTGTGCGCGGACTGGTGCTCGCCGCCGCGCTGGCCGCCGTGATGTCCACGTCCTCGGGCGCGCTGATCGCCTGTGCCACCGTCGCCAACAACGACATCTGGTCCCGGCTGCGGGGTGCGGTGTCCCGGGGCGGCGAGGCCGTCGAGGGCGAACACGACGAGGTGAAGGGCAACCGGGTCTTCATCCTCATCATGGGCGTCGCCGTCATCCTGATCGCCATCGCGCTCAACAACGTCGTCGAGGCCCTGACCGTCGCGTACAACCTGCTCGTCGGCGGCCTGCTGGTGCCGATCCTCGGCGGCCTGCTGTGGCGCCGTGGCACCGCGGCGGGCGCGCTGGCCGCGGTGTCGGTCGGCGGCCTCGCGGTGATCGGCCTGATGGCGGGATACGGAATCCTCGCCAACGAACCGGTCTACTACGGCCTGCTGGCCTCGCTCGCGGCGTACGTGATCGTCTCCCTGGCGACGAAGCCGACCGACGCGGCCGTACTCGCGGCCTGGCGCGAGCGGCTGGCGGGACGGGGCGCGACGACGGAGGAGCCGGTGCACGAGCCGGCCGCGACGTAA
- the speB gene encoding agmatinase has translation MSSNETPRGPVDSSRVPRYAGPATFARLPRLDEVGTADVAVVGVPFDTGVSYRPGARFGGNAIREASRLLRPYNPAQDASPFALAQVADAGDIAANPFNINEAVETIEAAADDLLGTGARMMTLGGDHTIALPLLRSVAKKHGPVALLHFDAHLDTWDTYFGAEYTHGTPFRRAVEEGILDTSALSHVGTRGPLYGKQDLDDDAKMGFGIVTSADVMRRGVDEVADQLRQRIGDRPLYISIDIDVLDPAHAPGTGTPEAGGLTSRELLEIVRGLSSCNLVSADLVEVAPAYDHAEITSVAASHTAYELTTIMSRQIAEARTK, from the coding sequence ATGAGCAGCAACGAAACGCCGCGCGGCCCCGTCGACTCCTCCCGCGTCCCGCGGTACGCCGGACCCGCGACCTTCGCCCGGCTGCCCCGGCTCGACGAGGTCGGCACCGCCGATGTCGCCGTCGTCGGAGTGCCCTTCGACACCGGTGTCTCCTACCGGCCCGGCGCCCGCTTCGGCGGCAACGCGATCCGTGAGGCCTCGCGCCTGCTGCGCCCGTACAACCCGGCGCAGGACGCCTCGCCGTTCGCGCTCGCGCAGGTCGCCGACGCCGGTGACATCGCCGCGAACCCGTTCAACATCAACGAGGCCGTCGAGACCATCGAGGCCGCCGCCGACGACCTCCTCGGCACCGGCGCCCGCATGATGACGCTCGGCGGCGACCACACCATCGCGCTGCCGCTGCTGCGCTCCGTCGCCAAGAAGCACGGCCCGGTCGCCCTGCTCCACTTCGACGCGCACCTCGACACCTGGGACACCTACTTCGGCGCCGAGTACACCCACGGCACCCCGTTCCGCCGCGCCGTCGAGGAGGGCATCCTCGACACCTCCGCGCTCTCCCACGTCGGCACCCGCGGCCCGCTCTACGGCAAGCAGGACCTGGACGACGACGCGAAGATGGGCTTCGGCATCGTCACCTCCGCCGACGTCATGCGGCGCGGCGTCGACGAGGTCGCCGACCAGCTGCGCCAGCGCATCGGCGACCGGCCGCTGTACATCTCCATCGACATCGACGTGCTGGACCCGGCGCACGCCCCCGGCACCGGCACCCCCGAGGCCGGCGGCCTGACCTCCCGCGAGCTCCTGGAGATCGTCCGCGGGCTGTCCTCCTGCAACCTGGTCTCCGCCGACCTGGTCGAGGTCGCCCCCGCGTACGACCACGCCGAGATCACCTCCGTCGCCGCCTCCCACACGGCGTACGAGCTGACCACGATCATGTCCCGCCAGATCGCAGAGGCCCGTACGAAGTGA